A single region of the Gemella sp. zg-570 genome encodes:
- a CDS encoding TerC family protein: protein MDTQILIQYLIVLLSLILLEGLLSADNAIVLAIMVRHLPLIQQKKALMYGLVGALVFRIIAIFLITVLVQYWQIQVVGGLYLLYMSITHIKEFYKKLNAYQEYEENGNTKNQSGFWDTVIKVELTDIAFAVDSILAAVAIAITLPHISETSIGGINLGQFVVMVLGGIIGVIIMRFAANIFIKILNDQPGLELAAFLIVAWVGIKLFVIAAANKKLGYLPHEFPHSTLWTVIFWVVLFGLLLFGIWYSKKLNSKINEINK from the coding sequence ATGGACACACAAATTTTAATTCAATACCTTATAGTATTATTAAGTTTAATATTATTGGAGGGCTTATTATCAGCTGATAATGCGATAGTCTTGGCAATAATGGTAAGGCATTTACCACTAATTCAGCAGAAAAAAGCACTTATGTATGGTTTGGTTGGGGCGTTAGTATTTCGTATTATAGCTATTTTCTTAATTACAGTTTTGGTTCAGTATTGGCAAATACAAGTAGTGGGTGGCTTATATCTATTATATATGTCTATCACACACATAAAAGAATTTTATAAAAAATTAAACGCTTATCAAGAATACGAAGAAAATGGAAACACAAAAAATCAAAGTGGTTTTTGGGATACAGTAATAAAAGTAGAATTAACTGACATTGCATTTGCAGTTGATTCAATTTTAGCGGCAGTTGCCATAGCCATAACACTACCACACATTTCAGAAACTTCAATAGGCGGAATAAACTTAGGGCAATTTGTAGTTATGGTATTAGGTGGAATTATTGGTGTAATTATAATGCGTTTTGCCGCCAATATATTCATAAAAATATTGAATGACCAACCAGGTCTTGAACTTGCAGCCTTTTTAATTGTTGCTTGGGTTGGTATTAAATTGTTTGTAATTGCAGCGGCAAACAAAAAATTAGGATATTTACCACATGAATTTCCACATTCAACTTTATGGACAGTAATTTTTTGGGTTGTTTTATTCGGCTTACTTTTATTTGGAATTTGGTATTCTAAAAAATTAAATAGTAAAATTAATGAAATTAATAAATAA
- a CDS encoding thioredoxin family protein: MSFNEYIKDFQVINSSYLEKLIEEKEKLIVFLGRSTCPFCQIFAPKISKVSKDLAKQTFFVNTEDFTDENLAIFREKHNIKTVPALFVSKKGNTKVVCDSSLSEKAIISFIEE, from the coding sequence ATGTCGTTTAACGAATATATAAAAGATTTTCAAGTTATAAATTCTTCATACTTAGAAAAGTTAATAGAAGAAAAAGAAAAATTAATAGTATTTTTAGGTAGGTCAACTTGTCCTTTCTGTCAAATATTTGCACCAAAAATAAGTAAAGTTTCTAAAGATTTAGCAAAACAAACTTTCTTCGTAAATACAGAAGATTTTACCGATGAGAACTTAGCTATTTTTAGAGAGAAGCATAATATAAAAACAGTTCCAGCTTTATTTGTTTCTAAGAAAGGAAATACAAAAGTAGTTTGTGATTCTTCTCTTTCAGAAAAAGCAATAATTTCTTTTATAGAAGAATAA
- the mraZ gene encoding division/cell wall cluster transcriptional repressor MraZ has translation MFIGQYNNKMDNKGRISMPVKFREELGNTFIVTRGLDSCLFGYTLQEWQKIESKIKSLPLTKKNARAFQRFFFSGAVEVEVDKQGRINIPQALIEHASLEKECVVNGVSNRIEIWDKEKWQVQLLDSEITFEEMAEELENFDF, from the coding sequence GTGTTTATCGGTCAATATAACAATAAAATGGATAATAAAGGGCGTATTAGTATGCCTGTTAAATTCAGGGAAGAACTAGGAAATACATTTATTGTAACAAGAGGACTTGACTCTTGTTTATTTGGCTATACGCTTCAAGAGTGGCAAAAAATAGAAAGTAAAATTAAGTCGCTACCACTTACAAAGAAAAATGCTCGTGCCTTTCAACGTTTCTTCTTCTCTGGTGCAGTAGAAGTTGAAGTTGATAAACAGGGTCGAATAAATATTCCACAAGCACTAATTGAACACGCCAGTTTAGAAAAAGAATGTGTTGTCAATGGAGTATCCAATAGAATTGAAATATGGGATAAAGAAAAATGGCAAGTACAATTACTTGATAGTGAAATTACTTTTGAAGAAATGGCAGAAGAACTTGAAAATTTTGATTTTTAG
- the rsmH gene encoding 16S rRNA (cytosine(1402)-N(4))-methyltransferase RsmH: protein MFKHYSVLLHEAISGLNIKENGIYVDCTLGGAGHSLEILKKLKNGKLYAFDQDDLAVSNAKIKLKDYEDKVVFIKSNFENLKFELAKLGIEKVDGVLYDLGVSSPQLDTPERGFSYNYDTRLDMRMDTTSELSAYEVVNNYNYNDLVRIFYRYGEEKFSKQIARNIETRRLEKNIETTFELVDIIKNSIPAAARRKGGHPAKRIFQAIRIEVNNELGVLENSLEQAIDLVNMGGRISVITFHSLEDRICKQIFNEHLKEKDLPKGLPIIPTENKTKLKNITKKPITPSDEELEENNRSRSAKLRIVEVQK, encoded by the coding sequence ATGTTTAAACATTATAGTGTGCTACTTCATGAAGCAATAAGTGGACTAAATATAAAAGAAAATGGAATATACGTTGACTGTACTCTAGGAGGAGCAGGACATAGCTTAGAAATTTTAAAAAAATTAAAAAATGGAAAATTGTACGCATTTGACCAAGATGATTTGGCAGTTTCTAATGCAAAAATTAAATTGAAAGATTATGAAGATAAGGTAGTATTTATAAAATCAAATTTTGAAAATTTAAAATTTGAATTAGCTAAATTAGGAATAGAAAAGGTAGATGGAGTACTATATGATTTAGGTGTTTCATCTCCCCAGTTAGATACTCCAGAACGTGGTTTTAGTTATAACTATGACACTAGACTTGATATGAGAATGGATACTACTTCAGAATTAAGTGCTTATGAAGTTGTTAATAACTATAACTATAATGATTTAGTAAGAATATTTTATCGTTATGGTGAAGAAAAATTTTCTAAGCAAATAGCTAGGAATATTGAGACGAGAAGACTAGAAAAAAATATAGAAACAACTTTTGAATTAGTAGATATAATAAAAAATTCAATACCTGCCGCCGCTAGGAGAAAAGGTGGACATCCAGCAAAAAGAATATTTCAAGCCATAAGAATAGAAGTAAATAATGAATTAGGTGTTTTAGAAAATTCATTAGAACAGGCAATAGATTTGGTAAATATGGGAGGAAGAATTTCTGTTATAACTTTTCACTCTTTAGAAGACAGGATTTGCAAACAAATATTTAATGAGCATTTAAAAGAAAAAGATTTACCAAAAGGACTACCTATAATTCCAACTGAAAACAAAACTAAATTAAAAAATATTACAAAAAAACCAATAACACCTAGTGATGAAGAATTAGAAGAAAATAATAGGTCTAGAAGTGCTAAATTAAGAATAGTAGAAGTGCAGAAATAA
- a CDS encoding cell division protein FtsL — MATLKVYSREYGVKKIEEKVSLTRSELTIYIAFPITVIVSIYIMLSYVGDIYSLRNLETKNNNEISKIESSNEEQRVIINDLSSYERVKKIAEMLGMASHKDNVKVVR; from the coding sequence GTGGCAACGTTAAAAGTATATAGTAGAGAATACGGAGTTAAGAAAATTGAAGAAAAGGTTTCACTTACTCGTTCAGAATTAACCATATATATAGCTTTTCCAATTACAGTAATAGTTTCAATATATATTATGTTAAGTTATGTAGGTGATATATATTCGCTTAGAAATTTAGAAACTAAAAATAATAATGAAATTAGTAAGATAGAAAGTAGTAATGAAGAACAAAGAGTTATAATAAATGACTTGTCATCATATGAAAGAGTAAAGAAAATCGCAGAAATGTTAGGAATGGCTTCACATAAAGATAATGTAAAGGTAGTGAGATAA